A single uncultured Methanolobus sp. DNA region contains:
- a CDS encoding DUF128 domain-containing protein has translation MSLQRNQRIQFTSSKIEDLMFRTTFNPKTMEGDVIVNLSLIDKQDYDDVFKIFSMAINSGLSVSPLLKILHEGDSIGDRKIAEGEVGFATVCSITIDGLLLKAGVMVKPRFGGLVEIRDGEPIRFTNVLTYQSTTIDPLEVLMSQELTSVMSMLKTGSGKILANLREAPMVARDVIDSTLADMVDAGINGILEVGEPNTRILDVPVERDHLGIVVIGGTNPMAIVQEHGISIRTNAMSTLIDIKELSHINDLV, from the coding sequence ATGTCTTTGCAAAGGAACCAGCGTATTCAGTTCACATCGTCTAAAATAGAAGACCTGATGTTCAGGACCACCTTCAATCCTAAAACAATGGAAGGTGACGTTATCGTGAACCTTTCACTTATCGATAAGCAGGACTATGATGATGTTTTCAAGATATTCAGTATGGCCATTAATAGTGGTCTTTCTGTAAGTCCTCTGCTTAAGATCCTTCATGAAGGTGATTCTATTGGTGACAGGAAGATCGCTGAAGGAGAGGTTGGTTTTGCAACGGTCTGCAGTATCACTATCGATGGTCTTCTCCTCAAAGCCGGTGTCATGGTAAAACCACGCTTTGGAGGTCTTGTTGAGATTCGTGATGGTGAACCTATTCGTTTTACAAACGTGCTGACATACCAGAGTACTACAATAGATCCGCTTGAGGTTCTCATGTCACAGGAGCTGACCTCTGTTATGAGTATGCTCAAGACAGGTTCCGGTAAGATACTCGCAAACCTGCGTGAGGCTCCTATGGTTGCCAGGGATGTCATTGACAGTACGCTGGCCGACATGGTTGATGCCGGAATAAACGGAATTCTTGAGGTTGGCGAGCCAAATACCAGAATACTTGATGTTCCGGTTGAGCGTGACCATCTGGGTATTGTGGTTATAGGTGGTACCAATCCAATGGCTATCGTTCAGGAACACGGAATTTCTATAAGGACAAATGCAATGTCCACTCTTATCGATATTAAGGAGCTGTCCCACATCAACGACCTTGTTTGA
- a CDS encoding DHH family phosphoesterase, translated as MSETMVMMAERARECAEEIKKYDEVQLVSHIDADGITSGAIIAKALERAGIGYNMMFVKQLDEAIVKEIADINPELTIFTDLGSGQLEHIANYGVHAIVSDHHRPQGDTKFHLNPHLFGANGSYEISGSGTTFILATQLGNNRDLADLAIVGCVGDMQYRKYGKLVSLNRMILDANPEVITPVTDISLFGKQTRPVYKMLQFSSDPFIPGLTGNEDACIDFLARTGLQFANDEKWRRWIDLSEDEKKKVTSSLLQHAMQSGLSSYNIGRLVSEGYILLSEQEGTEMRDATEYSTLLNATGRYMQAEVGMQVCMGDRAEAYGEAQELLHNHRKNLVDGLNFVKDNGIIELSHLQYFDAGSTIPETIVGIVAGMSHSSAGNRKLPIIAFADKDDGYKVSARGTQELVNRGLNLAEALSVVCQELGGAGGGHDIAAGATVPFGKKEEFIQKLNSAIAAQLS; from the coding sequence ATGTCTGAAACCATGGTAATGATGGCAGAAAGAGCCAGAGAATGTGCTGAAGAGATCAAGAAATACGATGAAGTGCAACTGGTATCACACATCGATGCAGACGGCATCACATCAGGAGCCATCATTGCAAAAGCCCTTGAAAGAGCAGGCATCGGATACAATATGATGTTTGTGAAGCAGCTTGACGAAGCCATCGTTAAGGAGATTGCAGATATCAATCCGGAACTTACCATATTCACAGACCTTGGAAGCGGTCAACTGGAACACATCGCAAACTACGGAGTACATGCGATTGTTTCAGACCACCACAGACCGCAGGGAGATACAAAATTCCACCTCAATCCTCATCTTTTTGGAGCAAACGGCTCATACGAGATAAGCGGTTCCGGAACTACATTTATACTTGCAACCCAGCTTGGAAATAACCGAGACCTTGCCGACCTTGCCATTGTAGGATGTGTCGGGGACATGCAATACCGAAAGTATGGCAAGCTTGTAAGCCTTAACAGGATGATACTTGATGCAAATCCAGAGGTTATCACACCAGTGACGGATATTTCACTTTTCGGAAAACAGACAAGACCTGTTTACAAGATGTTACAATTCTCATCAGACCCTTTCATCCCAGGACTTACAGGCAATGAAGATGCATGTATTGATTTCCTTGCAAGGACAGGACTTCAGTTCGCAAACGATGAAAAATGGAGAAGATGGATAGACCTCTCTGAAGATGAGAAGAAAAAAGTCACATCATCCCTCCTGCAGCATGCAATGCAAAGTGGTTTGTCTTCTTACAATATTGGCAGACTTGTGTCAGAAGGATATATCCTGCTTTCTGAACAGGAAGGTACTGAGATGAGGGATGCAACCGAGTATTCAACACTCCTGAACGCAACCGGAAGATACATGCAGGCTGAAGTTGGAATGCAGGTCTGTATGGGAGACAGGGCAGAAGCTTACGGAGAAGCCCAGGAACTTTTGCATAACCATCGTAAGAACCTTGTTGACGGACTTAATTTTGTCAAGGACAACGGAATAATAGAACTTTCACACCTCCAGTACTTTGATGCAGGAAGCACAATCCCGGAAACTATTGTAGGAATTGTTGCAGGCATGAGCCATTCTTCCGCAGGCAACCGCAAACTTCCGATCATCGCCTTTGCAGACAAAGATGATGGCTACAAGGTTTCAGCCAGAGGAACTCAGGAACTTGTAAACAGAGGACTAAACCTTGCAGAAGCATTGAGTGTAGTTTGCCAGGAACTTGGAGGAGCTGGCGGCGGACATGATATCGCTGCCGGAGCGACGGTGCCATTTGGGAAAAAAGAAGAGTTCATTCAGAAACTTAACTCAGCAATCGCTGCCCAGTTAAGCTGA
- a CDS encoding helix-turn-helix domain-containing protein codes for MDSELLEQIVTNLKDINSKLDKLIVQVENRDEQVSEKERIMADSLDVITLLSLPDHLRTTATTLFEIGPATADEISKITNKERAVESNYLNQLVRMNHVRKYREGRKVYFRINDSLKKK; via the coding sequence TTGGACTCTGAACTCCTTGAACAAATTGTCACCAATTTAAAAGATATAAATTCCAAACTTGATAAGCTTATAGTGCAGGTCGAAAACAGGGACGAACAGGTCAGTGAGAAAGAAAGGATCATGGCTGACTCCCTGGATGTGATTACTTTATTGTCTCTTCCTGATCATTTAAGGACAACCGCAACAACACTCTTTGAGATAGGACCTGCAACGGCAGATGAGATCTCAAAGATAACAAATAAAGAGAGAGCAGTTGAAAGTAACTACCTTAACCAGCTTGTCAGGATGAATCATGTCCGAAAATACAGAGAAGGGCGCAAAGTCTATTTCCGTATTAACGATAGCTTAAAGAAAAAATAA
- a CDS encoding glucose-6-phosphate isomerase family protein, translated as MGNELEFYGKTHSPDIRMLHDMDEVVHDQPWLRSQDNFELYYMYRDLSANDADHKSIVDNSLRYDITIIPPAMLGDEYVKTAGHYHPAVEGHHISYAELYQVLEGKATYLLQKAENGKVVDVIVCEATAGDLVLVPPDYGHITINASKETLKMANWVCRDFSSLYEPIKELSGGAYYLLKDGFVKNPDYPSVPEIRYEKPHDYPEANLFCGTDMYVMVKEIEKLDFLVHPQNHPEIFGRMTSV; from the coding sequence ATGGGAAACGAATTGGAGTTTTACGGGAAGACGCATAGTCCTGATATCAGGATGCTGCATGATATGGATGAGGTTGTACACGATCAGCCGTGGCTGCGTTCACAGGACAATTTTGAACTTTATTACATGTATCGTGATCTCTCAGCAAATGATGCAGATCACAAAAGTATAGTTGATAACAGTCTCAGGTATGATATTACTATCATCCCTCCTGCAATGCTTGGTGATGAGTATGTAAAGACTGCAGGACACTATCATCCGGCTGTTGAAGGTCATCATATTTCATATGCTGAACTCTATCAGGTTCTTGAAGGCAAAGCAACATATCTTCTCCAGAAAGCTGAAAACGGAAAGGTTGTTGATGTGATTGTCTGTGAGGCAACAGCAGGCGATCTTGTTCTTGTGCCACCTGATTACGGGCACATAACCATCAATGCTTCAAAGGAAACACTGAAAATGGCTAACTGGGTATGCCGTGATTTCTCATCACTTTATGAGCCTATCAAGGAACTTTCCGGCGGAGCTTATTATCTGTTAAAAGATGGTTTTGTAAAGAATCCTGATTATCCGTCTGTGCCTGAGATAAGATATGAGAAGCCGCATGATTATCCGGAGGCAAATCTGTTCTGCGGAACTGACATGTATGTCATGGTGAAGGAAATTGAAAAACTTGATTTCCTTGTACATCCACAGAACCATCCTGAAATATTCGGACGGATGACATCTGTCTGA
- a CDS encoding preprotein translocase subunit SecD: MKDDEKQQSLFKDVRVIIFILAILGSIIFIHPWYTSGEGFTTNLNYGLDLEGGSWLQLKLQGAVAQLDADSGLLVKEIVNINLAEDITIASVDEGNDEVTVTFTSASVLTNNQMDQLGVGQTTISRSNNVTQVVLHSTKETLISTYLGDTLKTEVIPTLISDGVEYEIRTAITQEGLEALMEKVGGSIVTDINGDPVYKEGVTTETRDLTKEILSDKLNSLGLKDIPVKTVGDDYILIDFAGIDLATAKNIAEKPGKFEIRIITQGNESKHVLYGDEIQSVSIVGYHEEEGQWYVPFTLTDTGAQALQEIAIETGATRDPMSHNLVMYLDENEVYSAPLSYSAAAKLEQAPIYSWQASTGADEDSKTRAEELQIHLRAGALPVNVELMGSGHVDAALGQQFKTQAVIAGMIALLAVAFVVFRKYNKPAILIPMVSTSISEVIMILGFAAAIGWQLDLASIAGIIAAIGTGIDHLVIITDEVLYEGKLPPRKVYLSRITKAFGIIFAASATTIIAMSPLVIMGFGSLKGFAVTTIFGVLMGILIARPVYGKVIHEVLAAGAEAEAE, from the coding sequence ATGAAGGACGATGAAAAACAACAGAGCCTGTTCAAAGATGTAAGAGTTATCATATTTATTCTTGCAATACTTGGTTCTATAATATTCATACACCCCTGGTACACTTCTGGCGAGGGATTCACAACCAATCTCAACTATGGACTTGACCTTGAAGGCGGTTCCTGGCTTCAGCTTAAACTTCAGGGTGCTGTTGCACAGCTTGATGCTGACAGCGGCCTTCTTGTAAAAGAGATAGTCAATATCAACCTCGCAGAAGACATTACCATTGCATCAGTTGATGAAGGAAATGATGAGGTCACAGTTACTTTCACATCGGCTTCGGTGCTAACCAATAACCAGATGGACCAACTTGGCGTTGGCCAGACGACCATCTCACGAAGTAATAACGTTACTCAGGTAGTACTCCATTCCACTAAAGAAACACTCATCAGCACATACCTTGGAGATACGCTGAAAACAGAAGTAATTCCAACACTTATTTCCGATGGTGTTGAATATGAGATCAGAACAGCGATCACACAGGAAGGACTTGAAGCTCTGATGGAAAAGGTTGGAGGTTCCATTGTAACTGACATCAACGGCGATCCTGTCTACAAGGAAGGAGTAACAACTGAAACAAGAGACCTTACAAAAGAGATCCTCAGTGACAAGCTCAATTCCCTTGGACTTAAGGATATACCTGTGAAAACTGTTGGTGATGACTATATCCTCATTGACTTTGCAGGAATTGACCTTGCAACAGCCAAGAATATCGCAGAGAAGCCAGGTAAATTCGAGATCAGAATAATCACACAGGGCAACGAGTCAAAGCATGTTCTTTACGGTGATGAGATACAATCTGTGAGCATTGTCGGATATCATGAAGAAGAAGGACAATGGTATGTTCCTTTCACACTGACAGATACAGGTGCTCAGGCACTTCAGGAGATCGCCATTGAGACTGGTGCAACCCGAGACCCAATGTCACACAACCTTGTGATGTATCTGGATGAGAACGAAGTTTACAGCGCACCTCTCAGTTACTCTGCAGCAGCCAAACTGGAACAGGCTCCAATATACTCATGGCAGGCTTCAACCGGTGCGGATGAGGACAGCAAGACTAGAGCAGAGGAGTTACAGATCCACCTGCGTGCAGGAGCATTGCCTGTGAACGTCGAGCTTATGGGTTCAGGACATGTGGATGCAGCACTTGGACAGCAGTTCAAGACACAGGCTGTTATCGCTGGAATGATCGCACTTCTTGCAGTTGCTTTTGTGGTATTCAGGAAATATAACAAGCCTGCTATACTGATACCAATGGTCAGCACTTCAATCAGTGAAGTAATAATGATACTTGGATTTGCGGCAGCTATCGGATGGCAGCTTGACCTTGCAAGTATCGCTGGTATCATAGCAGCTATAGGAACAGGTATTGACCACCTTGTGATCATTACCGATGAAGTGCTGTACGAAGGAAAACTCCCACCAAGAAAGGTTTATCTTTCAAGGATAACAAAAGCATTCGGTATTATATTCGCAGCATCTGCAACAACCATTATCGCAATGTCACCACTTGTCATAATGGGATTTGGAAGCCTGAAAGGGTTCGCAGTTACAACGATCTTTGGTGTCCTTATGGGAATATTGATCGCAAGACCGGTATACGGCAAGGTTATCCATGAAGTACTTGCAGCAGGCGCAGAGGCTGAAGCAGAGTAA
- a CDS encoding MinD/ParA family protein → MTLTLAIHSSKGGTGKTSIAMNLAVAFASAGKNTCLIDLDLRGPSLCSMFESKSHFWINDFLSGKCSIKDTLTDVSKEMNTKAHLYLSFSNPDIREIRDLVSKDRDWQASALKALMNGKRELTKKDMDVIIFDTSPGVEYESINAVAASDMVIIVHNDTNACTSCTEQLINGVYSLLDKKCGIIDNMSHRNFVDIVDTKRHGVPVLATIPCMCEIATRGKDEILVHTDPEHMFSKSIVSIKEKIEAMN, encoded by the coding sequence ATGACACTCACATTAGCAATCCATTCTTCCAAAGGCGGTACAGGGAAAACCAGTATTGCAATGAACCTGGCAGTGGCTTTTGCATCTGCCGGGAAAAACACGTGTCTTATAGACCTTGATCTTAGAGGACCGTCACTCTGTTCTATGTTTGAGTCTAAAAGCCATTTCTGGATAAATGACTTCCTTTCTGGCAAATGTAGCATAAAAGATACACTTACCGATGTCAGTAAAGAAATGAATACAAAGGCTCATCTGTACCTGAGTTTTTCAAACCCTGACATAAGAGAGATAAGGGATTTGGTCAGCAAAGATCGTGACTGGCAGGCCAGTGCCCTGAAAGCCCTCATGAACGGGAAAAGAGAGCTCACCAAAAAGGACATGGATGTAATAATATTTGACACCAGCCCCGGAGTGGAATATGAGTCTATCAATGCAGTGGCAGCATCTGACATGGTTATCATAGTACACAATGACACTAATGCCTGCACCAGTTGTACGGAACAGCTTATAAATGGAGTTTATTCTCTTCTTGATAAGAAATGCGGCATTATTGACAACATGTCCCATCGTAATTTTGTCGACATCGTTGATACTAAAAGACATGGCGTTCCGGTTCTTGCAACAATTCCATGTATGTGTGAGATCGCAACCAGAGGCAAGGATGAAATCCTTGTTCACACTGACCCGGAGCATATGTTCTCAAAAAGCATAGTATCTATTAAAGAAAAGATCGAAGCAATGAATTAA
- a CDS encoding DUF1699 family protein, with translation MKIRVVSSKEEINTLGPSEEIIHLAFRPSNTDIFSLIMKCPNVKALHIPSSYKRTISNSAKMYLEMQGIELLEGDVWGHRKDINEYSEVSQSVYDRIAQYKQDGMSDEEVEDKMIRETRLSPDFVKFLVKQ, from the coding sequence ATGAAAATCAGAGTTGTAAGTTCAAAAGAAGAGATAAACACACTTGGCCCAAGTGAAGAGATCATTCACCTCGCATTCAGACCATCAAACACAGACATCTTTTCCCTTATAATGAAGTGTCCAAATGTAAAAGCACTCCACATCCCAAGCTCATACAAGAGAACAATCTCAAACTCAGCAAAGATGTACCTTGAGATGCAGGGAATCGAGCTCCTTGAAGGAGACGTATGGGGCCACAGAAAGGACATCAACGAGTACTCGGAAGTTTCACAGAGCGTCTATGACCGTATTGCACAGTACAAGCAGGACGGAATGTCAGACGAAGAAGTAGAAGACAAGATGATCAGGGAAACAAGACTTAGCCCGGACTTTGTCAAATTCCTCGTAAAACAGTAA
- a CDS encoding protein translocase subunit SecF: MKVGLTERLDSFVRKHDDRQLAALPLAVFVISLIVLAITFASSGSPVKLGMDFEGGTMISMASQESVTAIEQKYADYPITDVRQAGSRIIMQFGPMSDELQQELTTDVIDSYENVEINQIGPVYGASLQKQAVKAVIVSFIGMAIVVFLIFKTFVPSLAVVLSALSDIIIAAAFMNIVGIELSLGTVAALLMLIGYSVDSDILLTTRVLKRRGTPQENISNAMHTGVTMTTTTLAALVAMYLVSTFSYVLSPSFSQITLLSNISIVLIFGLAADLMNTWMLNTSILRWHVTSVGTRRRKA; the protein is encoded by the coding sequence ATGAAAGTCGGTTTGACTGAACGTTTAGATTCTTTTGTTAGAAAACATGACGATCGTCAGCTCGCAGCATTACCGCTCGCTGTATTTGTAATTTCATTAATTGTACTTGCAATCACTTTTGCAAGCAGCGGATCACCTGTGAAGCTTGGAATGGATTTTGAAGGTGGAACTATGATATCAATGGCAAGTCAGGAAAGTGTGACTGCCATTGAGCAGAAGTATGCAGATTACCCTATCACCGACGTCAGACAGGCCGGATCACGTATCATAATGCAGTTTGGACCTATGAGCGACGAACTTCAACAGGAACTTACAACTGATGTGATAGATTCCTACGAAAATGTTGAGATAAATCAGATAGGACCAGTATACGGCGCAAGCCTGCAGAAACAGGCAGTAAAAGCAGTAATTGTATCATTCATAGGAATGGCAATTGTAGTCTTTTTGATATTCAAGACATTTGTTCCCTCTCTGGCTGTTGTTCTTTCAGCATTATCTGACATTATTATCGCAGCAGCATTCATGAACATTGTAGGAATTGAATTGTCCCTTGGTACAGTTGCAGCTCTTCTGATGCTTATCGGTTATTCAGTAGACAGTGATATTTTGCTTACTACAAGGGTTTTGAAACGACGTGGAACCCCGCAGGAGAACATTAGCAATGCAATGCATACAGGTGTCACAATGACAACAACAACCCTTGCAGCGCTTGTTGCAATGTATCTTGTTTCAACATTCTCCTACGTCCTCAGCCCATCATTCTCACAGATCACTCTTCTCTCAAATATTTCCATCGTCCTTATCTTCGGACTGGCGGCAGATCTGATGAACACCTGGATGCTTAACACATCAATTCTCAGGTGGCATGTCACAAGTGTCGGTACAAGGAGGAGAAAAGCATGA
- a CDS encoding AAA family ATPase — MKDLWTVKYRPKTFDEIIGNEQSLDMIRKLAMSNNLPHLVFHGPENSGKSSTAFALAFELYGEDYERNLAYFNASDFFEQGKSYLVRDKRFLRIIGTDDPKKITSSVIHIFKEVINEYASMAPIDADYKIIFIDNAESLNSDSQHALRRIMEKYTTTCRFILSTTQPSKLITPLRSRGLQLFFTHISDDKMTKFISEVMENEGLTVSTDGIAALVYHAKGNVARALNTLQTASILPDCSEIGTQQIFEATLGEQSENINKLFESMVAKDILEARKYIDELILGEGLSGQEILLQLHQATVNSNEPDDIIATWVTKIANTDLYLTESANERIQLEALVAGFCQQC; from the coding sequence ATGAAGGATCTGTGGACTGTAAAATACCGGCCAAAGACTTTTGATGAGATCATCGGTAACGAGCAATCCCTGGACATGATCAGGAAACTGGCCATGTCCAACAACCTTCCTCATCTGGTGTTCCACGGCCCGGAAAACTCAGGCAAGTCAAGCACAGCCTTTGCGCTTGCCTTTGAACTATACGGAGAAGATTACGAACGGAACCTGGCCTATTTCAATGCGTCTGATTTCTTTGAGCAGGGTAAAAGCTACCTTGTGCGTGACAAGAGATTCCTTCGCATCATAGGCACCGATGACCCAAAGAAGATCACAAGCAGTGTAATCCATATCTTCAAAGAAGTAATTAATGAATATGCAAGTATGGCACCTATAGATGCCGATTACAAGATAATATTCATTGATAATGCGGAATCCCTTAACTCTGATTCACAGCATGCCCTGAGGAGAATAATGGAGAAATACACGACTACCTGCCGTTTTATTCTCTCTACTACCCAGCCTTCAAAACTTATCACTCCTTTAAGGTCCAGGGGACTGCAATTGTTCTTCACACACATATCCGATGATAAAATGACAAAGTTCATCTCAGAAGTTATGGAAAATGAAGGACTTACTGTCAGTACTGACGGAATTGCAGCACTCGTATATCATGCGAAGGGCAATGTTGCCAGAGCGCTTAATACATTGCAGACAGCATCCATATTGCCGGATTGCAGTGAGATAGGCACTCAGCAGATATTTGAAGCAACTCTGGGCGAGCAATCAGAAAATATAAACAAGCTCTTTGAGTCCATGGTAGCAAAGGATATTCTTGAAGCCAGAAAGTATATTGATGAACTTATTCTCGGGGAGGGATTGTCCGGTCAGGAGATTCTTTTGCAATTACATCAGGCCACTGTAAATTCCAACGAGCCGGATGACATCATTGCTACATGGGTCACAAAGATAGCTAACACTGACCTCTATCTTACAGAGAGTGCGAATGAGAGAATACAACTTGAAGCACTGGTTGCAGGATTCTGCCAGCAGTGCTGA
- a CDS encoding tRNA uridine(34) 5-carboxymethylaminomethyl modification radical SAM/GNAT enzyme Elp3 codes for MTDNDKTDFKVACRMILDMVLDGSIKDEKELNTAKKKIAKDFRLSTLPKNADIIISGNDNEQEIVRAVLQRKPVRTISGVAVIAAMTSPAPCPHGICVPCPGGPNSEFHSPQSYMGREPSTMRAIQFEYDPYKIVTNRLTQLKQIGHEVKKAELIVMGGTFSARSIDYQEWYTKRCLEAMNDFYGDSWRKDADPIGKTIPYYTIEDVQKANENAEVRNTGITFETRPDWAKTHHIDKMLELGATKVEIGVQSTYDFILERMKRGHTVAESIEANRILRDSALKVGFHMMPGLPGTDIEMDIRNFKRLFDEPGFKPDYLKIYPTLVTEGTELHQMWKEGKYQAIGDDEATLLLSEIKSFIPKWVRLQRIQRDIPSPQILAGVRKSNIRQLANEHLEEHGGKCRCIRCREVGHNILKGNEPDLDNIELTVESYECCGGQEHFIAFEDTEKDILIGFLRLRFPARPHREELSDAALVRELHIYGSTVAVGKEAGRNDWQHRGYGRELISRAEDLARDAGYNKLAIISGIGVRGYYRKAGYELEKTYMAKSLQ; via the coding sequence ATGACAGATAACGATAAAACTGATTTTAAAGTGGCATGTCGTATGATACTTGACATGGTGCTTGATGGCAGCATAAAAGATGAGAAAGAACTCAATACTGCCAAGAAAAAGATAGCAAAGGATTTTCGCCTTTCCACTCTTCCAAAGAATGCTGACATCATCATTTCAGGAAATGATAATGAGCAGGAAATTGTCAGGGCGGTCCTTCAGCGCAAACCTGTTCGCACGATTTCAGGTGTTGCGGTAATCGCTGCAATGACATCACCTGCACCATGTCCTCACGGAATATGCGTTCCATGTCCCGGAGGGCCTAATTCTGAATTCCATTCTCCTCAGAGCTACATGGGAAGAGAGCCTTCCACCATGAGGGCCATACAGTTCGAATACGACCCATATAAGATCGTAACGAACAGACTGACCCAGTTAAAACAAATTGGCCATGAGGTCAAAAAAGCCGAACTGATAGTTATGGGTGGAACTTTTTCCGCCAGGTCGATAGACTATCAGGAGTGGTATACAAAACGCTGTCTTGAAGCCATGAACGACTTTTACGGAGATTCATGGAGAAAAGATGCAGATCCAATTGGCAAGACTATTCCATATTACACCATTGAAGACGTGCAGAAGGCAAATGAGAACGCAGAGGTAAGAAATACCGGAATTACCTTTGAGACACGTCCCGACTGGGCTAAAACACATCACATTGATAAGATGCTTGAACTTGGTGCCACCAAGGTCGAGATAGGTGTCCAGAGCACCTATGATTTCATACTTGAAAGAATGAAACGCGGACACACAGTTGCTGAAAGCATCGAGGCTAACAGGATACTGAGAGACAGCGCCCTGAAAGTAGGGTTCCATATGATGCCGGGACTTCCTGGAACTGACATTGAAATGGACATAAGGAACTTCAAACGCCTTTTTGATGAGCCTGGATTCAAGCCCGATTACCTGAAGATATATCCCACCCTGGTCACAGAAGGTACTGAACTTCACCAGATGTGGAAAGAGGGAAAATACCAGGCAATCGGAGATGATGAAGCAACACTGCTCCTTTCAGAGATTAAATCATTCATCCCTAAATGGGTCAGGTTACAGCGCATACAGAGAGATATCCCTTCACCACAGATACTTGCAGGAGTCAGGAAAAGCAATATACGACAACTTGCAAATGAACATCTGGAAGAACATGGCGGCAAATGTCGTTGTATCAGATGTCGTGAAGTCGGGCACAATATCCTGAAAGGAAATGAACCTGACCTGGATAACATCGAGCTGACAGTGGAATCATACGAATGTTGCGGCGGACAGGAACACTTTATTGCCTTTGAAGACACCGAAAAGGACATTCTCATCGGATTCCTGAGGTTAAGATTCCCGGCAAGACCCCACCGTGAGGAACTTTCTGATGCAGCCCTTGTAAGAGAACTACACATATACGGTTCAACTGTAGCTGTTGGAAAGGAAGCTGGCAGAAATGACTGGCAACACAGAGGATATGGCCGAGAGTTAATTTCACGCGCAGAAGACCTTGCAAGAGATGCAGGTTACAATAAACTTGCCATAATAAGTGGGATCGGAGTTCGTGGATACTATCGAAAAGCAGGCTATGAACTGGAAAAAACATACATGGCAAAAAGCCTGCAATAA
- a CDS encoding cytidine/deoxycytidylate deaminase family protein — translation MTERPGIDEYFLEIATVVSKRATCLRNKVGAVIVRDKRILSTGYNGAPRNMEHCLDIGCIRQQNNIASGTRHEKCRAVHAEQNAIIQAALHGVSTDGATLYCTHQPCILCAKMIINSNIKRVVYIQPYPDADSLVFFEESGVEVVNIPVSDLDFA, via the coding sequence ATGACTGAAAGGCCAGGTATAGATGAGTATTTTCTTGAGATTGCTACGGTTGTGTCCAAACGTGCCACTTGCTTGCGAAACAAGGTTGGTGCTGTGATTGTCAGGGACAAACGTATACTTTCCACAGGTTACAATGGTGCACCGAGAAATATGGAGCATTGTCTTGATATAGGCTGTATCAGGCAGCAAAATAATATCGCTTCAGGCACTCGCCATGAGAAATGCCGTGCGGTACATGCCGAGCAGAACGCTATCATTCAGGCTGCCCTGCATGGTGTAAGCACAGATGGTGCAACACTTTACTGTACACACCAGCCATGCATACTCTGCGCAAAAATGATAATCAATTCAAATATCAAAAGGGTTGTTTATATCCAGCCTTACCCGGATGCCGATTCACTTGTTTTCTTCGAGGAATCCGGAGTAGAGGTCGTTAACATCCCAGTATCAGACTTAGACTTTGCTTAA
- a CDS encoding secondary thiamine-phosphate synthase enzyme YjbQ, which yields MAVYSASFGIETQGNADIIDITPDVSDLVTLSGLNDGIVLVYIPGSTSAVTTIEYEPGLIHDLKAALERLAPEGIVYQHNEKWHDGNGHSHIRASFIGQSESFPLIGGKLLLGTWQQIILVDMDNRPRSRKVFVQIVGE from the coding sequence TTGGCAGTTTACAGCGCAAGCTTTGGTATTGAAACACAAGGAAATGCAGATATTATTGATATAACTCCTGATGTTTCAGACCTTGTCACTTTATCTGGTCTGAACGATGGCATTGTTCTTGTTTATATTCCCGGTTCAACTTCTGCGGTTACTACTATCGAATATGAACCCGGACTGATCCATGACCTGAAGGCAGCTCTTGAGCGGCTGGCTCCTGAGGGAATTGTTTATCAGCACAATGAAAAATGGCATGACGGAAATGGACATTCTCACATACGTGCTTCTTTTATAGGTCAAAGCGAGTCTTTTCCGCTTATTGGTGGAAAGCTGCTTCTTGGAACCTGGCAACAGATTATTTTAGTGGATATGGATAACAGACCACGTTCCAGAAAAGTGTTTGTCCAAATTGTTGGTGAATAA